A single window of Thalassomonas viridans DNA harbors:
- a CDS encoding HAMP domain-containing methyl-accepting chemotaxis protein encodes MRLSIGKKLALGFGIIVLLMLTSSIISYIQLQHLKQVEQRVLNLRYPTIVAGRDLLNGINSSLAALRGYMILGDDAAMAEKMKANRQAAWQGIEQAVRQYDEFAKNWTVPANISSLREMKILLEEFRLAQLDVENISHTERNIPAFTMLLNEAAPRAADTLKAVTALINEEEKLPATTERKNLLKNLADSRGSFAVGLANIRAYLLSGNEKYWLQFEQKKQVNEQAFIKLQQQAALFSLQQEPHWQAYASHRQEFYAFPEQMFNMRSSEQWNQANYLLATEAAPRAEKIKTILARMKVSQDELVAGDVAILNSTTDDTVMVLVITTLVAIIIAVAIAFLLSTKMTKTIKSVLQRARNIAAGDLSAQALKVDSQDELGELTQAINQMSASLHDLIRSVSQASSEVSSGTVQLSAGNTQIAQGMEQQNQQIIRVASAMEQMSASVNEVARNSAEASSSSTNAESIAMTGKGVVGKTIEEMRTINEVVTGAAKAIKKLGESGDEIGNIITVINDIADQTNLLALNAAIEAARAGEHGRGFAVVADEVRQLAHRTMEATEEIKASITTMQQQTSDVIGQMATSTQKVQAGVDLAEDAGVTLEQIVEHAQSVTHNIQSIASVGEQQSKAAAEVAQNVDSIASVAEQSSATSSQAVDATQTLSDKADELMGLVQKFKTA; translated from the coding sequence ATGAGGTTAAGTATCGGAAAAAAACTTGCCCTTGGCTTCGGTATTATTGTGTTGTTAATGCTAACCAGCTCGATAATTAGCTATATACAACTGCAGCACCTGAAACAGGTGGAACAAAGGGTGTTGAACCTGCGTTATCCAACCATAGTTGCCGGTCGCGACCTGCTCAATGGCATCAATTCTTCTTTAGCCGCCCTTCGTGGCTATATGATTTTGGGGGATGATGCTGCCATGGCTGAAAAAATGAAAGCCAACCGCCAGGCCGCCTGGCAAGGCATTGAACAGGCAGTGAGGCAATACGATGAGTTTGCCAAAAACTGGACTGTGCCCGCCAATATCAGCAGTTTACGGGAAATGAAAATCTTGCTGGAAGAGTTTCGTTTGGCGCAGCTTGATGTCGAGAACATTTCCCATACCGAAAGAAACATTCCCGCCTTCACCATGTTACTTAATGAGGCCGCTCCCCGGGCAGCCGACACCTTAAAAGCGGTAACCGCGCTTATCAACGAAGAAGAGAAATTACCGGCAACTACCGAGCGTAAAAACTTATTGAAAAATTTAGCGGATTCCCGCGGTTCGTTCGCCGTTGGTTTAGCCAATATACGTGCGTACCTATTATCCGGTAATGAAAAATACTGGTTGCAGTTCGAACAAAAAAAGCAGGTAAACGAACAGGCCTTTATCAAGCTTCAACAGCAAGCGGCGCTTTTTAGTTTGCAGCAGGAACCGCATTGGCAAGCCTATGCCAGCCATCGCCAGGAGTTTTATGCTTTTCCCGAGCAAATGTTTAACATGCGCAGCAGCGAGCAATGGAATCAGGCCAATTACCTGTTGGCAACAGAGGCTGCGCCGCGGGCGGAAAAGATAAAAACGATTTTAGCACGGATGAAAGTCTCCCAGGACGAGCTGGTTGCCGGCGATGTTGCCATACTTAACAGCACTACGGATGACACGGTTATGGTCTTGGTCATAACAACCCTGGTGGCTATTATTATCGCGGTTGCCATTGCATTTTTGCTGAGCACAAAAATGACGAAAACAATCAAGTCTGTGCTCCAGCGCGCACGCAACATTGCCGCCGGTGATTTATCGGCACAGGCGCTGAAAGTTGACAGCCAGGATGAGCTGGGTGAACTGACACAGGCCATCAATCAGATGTCGGCCTCTTTACATGATTTGATCCGTTCGGTTTCGCAAGCCTCAAGTGAAGTTTCCAGCGGTACGGTACAGCTTTCTGCCGGCAACACCCAGATAGCACAAGGCATGGAACAGCAAAACCAGCAAATTATCAGGGTAGCTTCTGCGATGGAGCAAATGTCTGCCTCGGTGAATGAGGTGGCGCGTAACAGTGCCGAAGCTTCGTCAAGTTCGACCAATGCCGAATCTATCGCCATGACAGGTAAGGGGGTTGTCGGCAAAACGATTGAAGAGATGCGTACCATTAACGAGGTTGTTACCGGTGCCGCAAAAGCGATTAAAAAACTGGGTGAAAGCGGCGATGAAATAGGCAATATCATCACGGTTATCAATGACATTGCCGACCAAACCAATTTGCTGGCTTTAAATGCCGCCATTGAGGCTGCCCGTGCCGGTGAGCATGGCCGGGGGTTTGCCGTGGTTGCCGATGAAGTGCGTCAGCTGGCGCACAGAACCATGGAGGCAACCGAGGAAATCAAGGCGTCTATCACCACAATGCAGCAGCAGACCAGTGATGTTATCGGCCAGATGGCAACCAGCACGCAAAAGGTGCAGGCGGGTGTCGATTTGGCCGAGGACGCAGGCGTTACCCTGGAGCAGATTGTCGAACATGCGCAGAGTGTTACCCACAATATCCAGTCAATCGCATCTGTTGGCGAACAGCAATCTAAAGCGGCGGCAGAAGTTGCGCAAAATGTCGACTCAATCGCCTCCGTTGCCGAGCAGTCGTCCGCAACCAGCTCGCAAGCCGTTGACGCTACCCAAACCTTATCTGATAAGGCGGATGAGCTGATGGGGCTGGTGCAAAAATTTAAAACGGCTTAA